TCCTTCTTCACCATGAAACGTCTGCACGACATCCCCTATTCATTTCTGATGAAGGGACTTCATTACTATAGTAATACGAATACTAAAGAAATCAATAGAAAGTCCTCCACATATGAGAAAGAGCTGTTCATAGAACATCACCACCAAACATGTCAAATAGAACTAGTATTGGAGTTACTTACATTTGCTTCCAAATTTCAATAAGCCAGTTCCCATACTACGGTGCTGTTTTACCGCTTTCAAACATGGAATAGGAATATCATTTATTTAAGACAAAAATGGATGGTGTAAATCTAATCttcataatctctctctctctctctctctctctctccctccctcccttcctcctgccctcctccctcctgccccctccctttctcccctctcAATTTCATTCATCCTCAATCACCCAGCCAGAGAATTTGGTTTATTTTGAAAGCACTTATTTGCAAGATACAAAGCTCTCTAATGAACTTGTGCTTTAAAACGAAGGGTTGACATTTTACATGAGGAAGCAAGACTTGATACACACTGAGTATTTTCTAGTTCTTCCGGATGtcaattttaaaacctttttaaacTTAAaggggttcacttcccaaatcttCTGAAGAGCTGAACCTACGCCTGGAGTTAGGAATTGGGAACTCAACCTAGCTTTCCATGTGGGTGAACCATTGAGGTTCACGGCTtcacagctgccttccagggtctacatCGTTGGAAGACAGAATTGGGATTCAGAGCTTAGAATCAACCCTAGGCACGCTGATGTTGgaagcaggcatcttaaccactaagctaaatgtCCACTCTTTGAATGCCTCTTGAGTATCAATATAGCATAACACAGGAGTATGTTGTGTGTATGACTGAAATTTTCCTACCTGGAAatagcaaattattttatttttaacatgctaTCTTTTTCATAGAGACCACATGACCCTGAGACGGTAGATGTGATGCTGGAACTTCTGGATCGCGACTCTGATGGGCAGGTGGAGTTCGATGAATTCATTCTACTTATTTCCAAGTTGGCCCAAGCGGCTTATAACGCGCTCGGCGAAGCCTCACAGCTGGAGGAAGAAAAGCGTGCCCAAGGTGAGGGCAACGGGAGCCTGCTAGAAAATCGCAGGCAAGAAGATCAAAGGAGATTCGAGCTGCGGGACAGACAATTCGAAGAACCTGAGCTACGACACAGACAAGAGAAGCAGGAACAGGAGAGGGAGCTTGCCAAGGAAGAGGCGCAGAGGCAGAAGCAAGAGCGactggagcagcagctgcagaggcAGGAACTGGAAGAGCGCCGCGCAGAGGAAGAGCAGCTGCGGAGGCGCCAGGATCGCGACGCTGAGGAGTTCCTGGAGAGGGAgcaacagcagagagagagacgtgAGCGGCGCGAAGACGAGCAGCAGCTGCGAAGGCGCGACCTGCGCGAgagggaggagcagcaggagctgaggagGGAGCGCCGGGAGGAGCGCCTAGAGCAGTACGAGAGGGAGCTCCAAGAGGAAGAGCAGCTCCCCAGGCAGAGACGCCGGCGCGAGGAACCGCGGGAGCAACAGCGGAGGCGCGAGCTGGAGGAGCGCGAGCTGGAGGAGAGACGCGAGCAGCAGCTGAGGCGCGAGCGGGACGAGAAGAGATTTGAGCAGGAGGAGAGACGCGAGCAGCAGCTGAGGCGCGAGCGGGACGAGAAGAGATTTGAGCAGGAGGAGAGACGCGAGCAGCAGCTGAGGCGCGAGCTGGCGGAGCGGGAACTGGCTGAGGAGGAGCAGGAACAGGTCCGGGAGCTGGGCGAGAGGCAGACCCGAAGGTGGCAGCGGCAGCTAGAAAGTGAGGCTTACGCACGTCAAAGCAAAGTCTACTCGAGGCCCCTCAGGCAGGAAGAGCAGAGGCGCCGCCTGGACCAGGAGAAGAGGCGACTTCGGGAACGTGAGCAGGAGCAAGAACAACAGGCTCGccggcaggaggaggaggaagagcagcggCTAGAGCAAGAAGCGAGCAGGAGGCGCCGGGAAAGGCAGCTGAGGGCGGAGGAGCGCCAGGAGCGGGCACAGCGGTTCCGCGAGGAGGAAGAGCAGCGCCGCCGGCGGCGCGAGAGAGCGCAGgagctgcagaacctggaggaggaggaggaggaggagctgtcgCAGCGACGGGATCGTGCCCGACAGCTCCAGGAGGAGGACAGCTTGCAGGAGGATCTGGAGAGGAGGCGACGCCAACAGGAGCAGCGCCCTGGCCAGAAATGGAGGTGGCAACTAGAGGAAGAAAGCCAGAGGCGCCGGCAAACACTGTATGCCAAGCCAGGCCGGGTGCAGCAGCTGAGCGAGGAAGAGGAACTGCAAAGGGAGAAGAGCCGCCAGCAGCGGGAGAGAGAATATCAAGAGGAAGAGCAGCTGCAGCGAGACGAACGCAAGCGACAGCGCCAGGAAGGCGACAGACAATACCGCGAGGAGGGGCAGCTGCGTGACAGAAAATTCCGCGAGGAGGAACTGCTCCgcgaagaaaggagggaagaacaaCTGCGCCGCCAAGTGCGTGACAGAAAGTTCCGCGAGGAAGAAAAGCAGCTGCGCCGCGAGGAGCTCGAGCAGCAGCTTCGCCAGGAACGTGACAGAAAATCCCGCTTAGAAGAACAGATCCgccaggagaaggaggaggaacaaCTGCGCCGCCAGGAGCGCAATCGGAAATTCCGTGATGAGACGGAGGAAGAGCAGCTGCCGCGCCGGGAAGAGCAACAGCTCCGTCGGGAACGCGACAGAAAATTCCGTGAGGAGGAACAGCTTCGTCAGGAGAGGGAGGAACAGCAGTTGCGCCGCCGGGAGCGCGACAGGAAATTCCGTGAGGAAGAGCAGCTGCCGCGTGGAGAGGAGCAACAGCTCCGTCGGGAGCGGGACAGAAAGTTCCGTGAGGAGGAACAGCTtaggcaggagagggaggaagagcaacTGCTGCGCCGGGAAGAGCAACAGCTCCGTCGCCAGGAGCGAGACAGAAGATTCCGTGAGGAGGAACAGCTTCgtcaggagagggaggaagagcaacTGCGCCGCCAGCAGCGCGACAGGAAATTCCGTGAGGAAGAGCAGCTGCCGCGTCGAGAGGAGCAACAGCTCCGTCGGGAGCGGGACAGAAAGCTCCGTGAGGAGAAGCTCCGTCTggaaagagaagaggagcagctgcgCCGCCAGGAGCGGGACAGGAAATTCCGTGAGGAGGAACAGCTcaggcaggagagggaggaagagcagcTGCGCCACCAGGAGCGCGACAGAAGATTCCGGGAGGAGGAAGAGCTCCTGCGCCAGGAAGAGCAACAGCTCCgtcagaagagagaggaggagcagctgcGCCGCCAGGAGCGAGACAGGAAATTCCGTGAGGAAGAGCAGCTGCTGCGTCTTGAAGAGCAACAGCTTCAGCgtgagagggaggaggagcagctgctCCGTCAGGAGCGTGACAGGAAATTCCGTGAGGAAGAACAACTGCTGCGCCGCGAGGAGCAGCAGCTTCgtcaggagagggaggaggaaccGCTGCGGCGCCGCGAGGAGCAACAGCTTCGCTGGGAGCGTGACAGGAAATTCCGTGAGGAGGAAAAGTTGCGtctggaaagagaggaagagcagcTGCTCCGTCAGGAACGAGACAGGAAGTTCCGTGAGGAAGAGCAGCTGCTCCGTCAGGAGCGAGACAGGAAGTTCCGTGAGGAAGAGCAGCTGCTGCGTCGTCGTGAAGAGCAAGAGCTTCGACgtgagagggaggaagagcagcTGCTGCGCCGGGAAGAGCAACAGCTCCGTCAGGAGCGTGACAGGAAATTCCGTGAGGAGGAAGAGCTCAggcaagagagggaagaagaacaGCTGCGCCGTCAGGAACGCGACAGGAAATTCCGTGAGGAGGAAGAGCTCCTGCGCCGCGAGGAGCAACAGCTCCgtcaggagagagaggaagagcagctGCGCCGTCAGGAACGCGACAGAAGATTCCGTGAGGAAGAGCAGCTGCTGCGCCAGGAAGAGCAACAGCTTCGACAGGAGCGAGACAGAAAACTCCGTGAGGAGGAACGACTGGTGCGCACCGAGGAGCAACAACTCCGTcgggaaagggaggaagagcagCTGCGTCGTcaggagagtgagagaaaattCCGTGAGGAGAAACTCCGTcgggaaagggaggaagagcagTTGCGCCGCCAGGAGCGCGACAGGAAATTCCGTGAGGAAGAGCAGCTGTTGCGCCGGGAGGAACAACAGCTGCATcgggaaagggaggaagagcagTTGCGCCGTCAACGGAGTGCTAGAAAATTCCGTGAGGAGGAACAGCTtaggcaggagagggaggaagagcaacAGCTTCGTCGGGAACGTGACAGAAAATTCCGGGAGGAGGAGAAACTCCGtctggacagagaggaagagcagctGCTGCGTCGCGAGGAGCCACAGCTTCGTCGGGAACGTGACAGAAAATTCCGGGAGGAGGAACAACTtcgacaagagagagagagagagcagctgcGCCGCCAGCAGCGTGACAGAAAATTCCgcgaggaagaggagcagctgctaTTTGAGGAGCAAGAAGAGCAGAGGTTCAGGCAGGAGCGAGACCGGCAGTACCCATCAGAGGAGCAGTTTGCCAGAGAGGAAACGAGCCGCCGTCTGGAAAGAGAGCTGCGGCAAGAAGAAGTGCAGAGACGCCGCCAGGAACGGGAGAGGAAATTCCGGGAAGAGCAGCTCCGCCGccagcaggaagaagagaggcgCCGCCAAGTCCGGGAAAGACAAGTTCTGGAGCCTGGCACGCGTCAGTTTGCCAGTGCCCCGGTGCGTTCCAGCCCTCTCTATGAGTACATCCAAGAGCAGAGATCTCAGTACCGCCCCTAGATGTTGCCACTGTCCTGACACCTGCCAATGCCTCAAGCAAAGGAAAATGGGAAGCACTGTGTACCGAGTGATAACTCTAATGTTTCTGGTTGTGGGAAAATTCTCTGATGTTAGAATGTGTCTTTTCCAAAATCTTTACACCCTTTTCATGTGTTTTGTATGTCTTCCTGTTAGTCTTTGTCAAGTAGTTATTGCAGTATATTTTTGCTCTTTGGTGCAGAAGTGGAGAGCacttattttaaacaaaagtCATTTAATTTGCTTAAGGAGTTTTGTTTGAGGAGCATGATAATTTATTGCTTTTGAAAGTAATAATCATCATAGGTCGATTGGAGATTCTTAATAATTGGCTTGTCCTTAACAACTGAGCCAACTTGTGGAGtgttcaaatattttcaatattcaaATTGATGTTTCTTCTTAAGCCTAAATTTAAttcatctttac
This window of the Ochotona princeps isolate mOchPri1 chromosome 2, mOchPri1.hap1, whole genome shotgun sequence genome carries:
- the TCHH gene encoding trichohyalin — translated: MSPLLKSIIDITETFNQYASHDCDGAALKKKDLKALLDREFGDLLQRPHDPETVDVMLELLDRDSDGQVEFDEFILLISKLAQAAYNALGEASQLEEEKRAQGEGNGSLLENRRQEDQRRFELRDRQFEEPELRHRQEKQEQERELAKEEAQRQKQERLEQQLQRQELEERRAEEEQLRRRQDRDAEEFLEREQQQRERRERREDEQQLRRRDLREREEQQELRRERREERLEQYERELQEEEQLPRQRRRREEPREQQRRRELEERELEERREQQLRRERDEKRFEQEERREQQLRRERDEKRFEQEERREQQLRRELAERELAEEEQEQVRELGERQTRRWQRQLESEAYARQSKVYSRPLRQEEQRRRLDQEKRRLREREQEQEQQARRQEEEEEQRLEQEASRRRRERQLRAEERQERAQRFREEEEQRRRRRERAQELQNLEEEEEEELSQRRDRARQLQEEDSLQEDLERRRRQQEQRPGQKWRWQLEEESQRRRQTLYAKPGRVQQLSEEEELQREKSRQQREREYQEEEQLQRDERKRQRQEGDRQYREEGQLRDRKFREEELLREERREEQLRRQVRDRKFREEEKQLRREELEQQLRQERDRKSRLEEQIRQEKEEEQLRRQERNRKFRDETEEEQLPRREEQQLRRERDRKFREEEQLRQEREEQQLRRRERDRKFREEEQLPRGEEQQLRRERDRKFREEEQLRQEREEEQLLRREEQQLRRQERDRRFREEEQLRQEREEEQLRRQQRDRKFREEEQLPRREEQQLRRERDRKLREEKLRLEREEEQLRRQERDRKFREEEQLRQEREEEQLRHQERDRRFREEEELLRQEEQQLRQKREEEQLRRQERDRKFREEEQLLRLEEQQLQREREEEQLLRQERDRKFREEEQLLRREEQQLRQEREEEPLRRREEQQLRWERDRKFREEEKLRLEREEEQLLRQERDRKFREEEQLLRQERDRKFREEEQLLRRREEQELRREREEEQLLRREEQQLRQERDRKFREEEELRQEREEEQLRRQERDRKFREEEELLRREEQQLRQEREEEQLRRQERDRRFREEEQLLRQEEQQLRQERDRKLREEERLVRTEEQQLRREREEEQLRRQESERKFREEKLRREREEEQLRRQERDRKFREEEQLLRREEQQLHREREEEQLRRQRSARKFREEEQLRQEREEEQQLRRERDRKFREEEKLRLDREEEQLLRREEPQLRRERDRKFREEEQLRQEREREQLRRQQRDRKFREEEEQLLFEEQEEQRFRQERDRQYPSEEQFAREETSRRLERELRQEEVQRRRQERERKFREEQLRRQQEEERRRQVRERQVLEPGTRQFASAPVRSSPLYEYIQEQRSQYRP